One region of Peromyscus eremicus chromosome 4, PerEre_H2_v1, whole genome shotgun sequence genomic DNA includes:
- the Zswim2 gene encoding E3 ubiquitin-protein ligase ZSWIM2, which translates to MLRGGNKASERRRHLNDSLSWQQDQALSSSIYLLRQIGPTGFLLREEEPEKGNFRVLLGNPHECNCPTFLKSGELCKHICWVLLKKFKLPRDHESAFQLGLVEGEINNLLRGIHQVQTPQLGASGKNARVEEDGCLKQKDISAEDICPICQEVLLEKKLPVTFCRFGCGNNVHIKCMKILASYQDMVLNSSMLKCPLCREEFAPLKVILEEFKNSNKLMTMSEKERPDRHLGIPCNNCRQLPIEGKCYRCTECVEYHLCQECFDSCCHLAHAFAFREKRNQRWRLVEKKSDVVKYLDIKNEGEENTPLQEKQGQFCTPKHVVKALPLLLITKNSKLLAPGYQCRLCLKSFCLGQYTRLLPCTHKFHRKCIDNWLFYKCNACPIDRQVIYNPLIWKGATLDGQTHQSASNKDITCLSKQQEPNLFIPGTGLVLQRNRTRILPSIPQCNSQTLATFQSPSDNYQNLTIDDLCSVKLDNSDSRKLVYGYKVGQHFSTHLQDPATGSLGQISSQTFLPSLAHKNSICLTGRRSPQVYENYCTGQSQKTTRGCEHVNYNAKKSFDTNMRQDKRSSTLPTEDLNLPINWGTAKLSLSKRHNNPTGKVRQKYSRPPRRPAHPPLQTQSAALSLIMKGIQL; encoded by the exons ATGCTTCGGGGAGGCAACAAAGCCTCAGAAAGGCGAAGACACTTGAATGATAGCCTTAGCTGGCAGCAAGACCAGGCGCTGAGTAGCAGCATCTATCTCCTGCGACAGATCGGTCCTACCGGCTTTCTTCTGAGAGAGGAGGAGCCAGAAAAGGGGAATTTCCGA gttTTGCTAGGAAACCCTCATGAATGCAACTGCCCTACATTTCTGAAGAGTGGGGAACTGTGTAAGCATATATGCTG GGTGTTGTTGAAAAAATTCAAGCTTCCCAGGGACCATGAAT CTGCTTTCCAGTTGGGTCTTGtggaaggagaaataaataacTTGCTACGGGGGATACATCAGGTTCAAACTCCCCAGCTTGGAGCAAGTGGTAAGAACGCACGTGTGGAAGAAGATGGCTGCCTTAAACAGAAGGACATCAGTGCAGAGGACATCTGCCCCATTTGTCAAGAGGTGCTGTTGGAGAAAAAACTCCCCGTCACCTTCTGCAG atTTGGCTGCGGCAATAACGTTCATATAAAATGCATGAAGATCTTAGCTAGTTATCAAGACATGGTGTTGAACAGCTCCATGTTAAAATGCCCGCTGTGCAGGGAAGAGTTTGCACCGCTAAAAGTTATCTTGGAGGAATTCAAAAACTCTAACAAACTGATGACTATGTCTGAGAAAGAACGACCAGACAGACACCTGGGAATTCCCTGTAATAACTGCAGACAGCTACCCATCGAGGGGAAGTGCTACAG GTGCACTGAGTGTGTGGAGTATCACTTATGCCAAGAATGCTTCGACAGCTGCTGCCATCTTGCCCACGCTTTCGCATTCCGTGAG AAGAGAAACCAAAGATGGAGAttagttgaaaaaaaatcagatgttgtAAAATATTTAGATATTAAAAATGAGGGAGAAGAAAATACACCTCTTCAGGAAAAGCAAGG TCAGTTTTGCACACCAAAACACGTTGTAAAGGCACTGCCTCTCCTGCTGATTACAAAGAACAGCAAGCTGCTTGCTCCAGGGTACCAGTGTCGACTTTGTTTGAAGTCATTTTGTCTTGGTCAATATACAAGACTGCTACCATGTACTCACAAG TTTCACAGGAAATGTATTGACAATTGGCTATTCTACAAGTGCAATGCGTGCCCTATAGACAGACAAGTCATATACAACCCTCTGATCTGGAAAGGCGCCACCTTGGATGGACAAACACATCAGTCGGCTTCAAACAAAGACATCACCTGTTTGTCAAAGCAGCAAGAGCCAAATCTTTTTATTCCTGGTACTGGGTTAGTTTTACAACGAAATAGAACTAGAATTTTACCTAGCATTCCTCAGTGTAATTCTCAAACATTGGCTACATTTCAAAGTCCATCAGACAACTATCAGAATTTAACAATAGATGACCTATGCTCAGTCAAATTAGATAATTCAGATTCAAGAAAATTAGTCTATGGATATAAAGTTGGTCAACATTTCTCCACACATCTGCAAGATCCAGCCACTGGGTCATTGGGACAAATATCATCTCAaacatttcttccctcccttgcTCATAAGAATAGTATCTGTCTTACTGGAAGGAGAAGCCCACAAGTCTATGAAAACTACTGCACTGGTCAGAGTCAAAAAACAACCAGAGGTTGTGAACATGTGAACTATAATGCAAAGAAATCTTTTGATACTAACATGAGACAAGACAAAAGATCAAGTACCTTACCTACAGAAGATTTAAATCTTCCTATCAACTGGGGTACAGCAAAACTTAGTCTGTCTAAAAGACATAACAATCCCACAGGGAAAGTTAGACAAAAATATAGCCGTCCACCCAGACGACCTGCACACCCCCCTTTACAAACACAAAGTGCTGCTCTGTCTTTAATAATGAAAGGAATTCAATTatga